From the genome of Mucilaginibacter paludis DSM 18603:
AAACTAACCCGGTTTTCATTAACTTTTTAAACTATGCGTTGCGTTCGGCAATTGAGGTTGTTGCTTGCCTTTTTATTGCACGGCGCAGAAATTATATTAATGAGGAAGATTTTCAAAAACTTTACAATGAATATCAATCCTTGTCAAAAATGATTACATCTTTAAGAAATACGCTTTAAATATATTACGTCCATTGACTTCACCTATTTTGAAAACTTTTAAGAAATACTATGGACCATCGACCATGGTCCATGGACTAATCATCCACTTTAAATGATCACACCCTTAAAAAACACTATGGACCATCGACCATCGACTATGGACTTCCCTCAAGGCTTCCACTTCCCTGCGGAATGGGAAAAGCAAACCGCTATGTGGCTGAGTTGGCCGCACAAAGAAGAATCGTGGCCGGGTAAAATAGGCTCTATTTATAAACCTTATTGCGAATTTATTAAGGTAGTTTCTGCAGGGCAGTTAGTCCGTATTAATGTGGCTCATTTGCAAATGGAAGGATTCGCCAAAGAGCAATTGAGTAAAGTTGGTGCCGATCTGTCGAAGATCGAATTTTTTCATTTTCCAACTAATGATGCCTGGTGCCGTGATCATGGTCCGGCGTTTTTGGTCAATAGAGATACTAAGAAAAAGGTTGTGGTGGACTGGGGCTACAACGCCTGGGGCGGCAAGTATCCGCCTTATGATCTGGACGATGTAATCCCCACAAAAATCGCCAATCATTTTGGTTTGCCTGTGTTTAACCCCGGTATTGTGATGGAAGGGGGTTCGGTTGATTTTAACGGCGCTGGTACCCTATTAACTACCACTGCCTGTTTATTGAACCCG
Proteins encoded in this window:
- a CDS encoding agmatine deiminase family protein, with the protein product MDHRPSTMDFPQGFHFPAEWEKQTAMWLSWPHKEESWPGKIGSIYKPYCEFIKVVSAGQLVRINVAHLQMEGFAKEQLSKVGADLSKIEFFHFPTNDAWCRDHGPAFLVNRDTKKKVVVDWGYNAWGGKYPPYDLDDVIPTKIANHFGLPVFNPGIVMEGGSVDFNGAGTLLTTTACLLNPNRNPHLKQGQIEEYLHTYYGAEQILWLGDGIVGDDTDGHIDDITRFVNQDTVITVVEENKGDDNYHLLQENLQALKTMRLLNGKQLNIVELPMPSPVVYDGQRLPASYANFYIGNAAVVVPTYRDKNDDKALAILQQCFTDRKVIGIDSTDIIWGLGSFHCLSQQEPEV
- a CDS encoding four helix bundle protein, with translation MAFKFESLQVWQIALELTDSIHLLTKHSFPKDELFILTSQIKRAADSVVLNIAEGSTGQTNPVFINFLNYALRSAIEVVACLFIARRRNYINEEDFQKLYNEYQSLSKMITSLRNTL